The Sulfolobales archaeon genome includes the window GGGACAACTGGTATTAACATGGTGTTAGATGCCGATATAGATAGTATGATGGTGAGGACTAAGAGGAGGGCTATACCGAGGGGGGCTATTTCCAGGGGTAGGGCTGCCTTGATATCGATTGCTTTTCTAGCTGCTGGGCTCTGGGTATCATATATGATAAATCTATGGGTATTCATAGCAGGTCTTCTAGGGTTTCTAATAGATATCCCCATATATACTGTTATGACTAAGAGGAGAAGCTGGACAAGCGTGATCTATGGCGGCTTCGCAGGTGGTATGCCAGCCTTCGGGGGTTATATGGCGTATACAGGGCATCCAACGCCTGAGGCTCTCATCCTATTGATCCTAGTTGCTGTTTGGAGCAATGCCCACATATGGTATATAGTGATCTATAACTATAGGGATTACGAGAGGGCCGGTATACCAATGCTACCAGTTGTTAAGGGTGTGAGGGCTGG containing:
- a CDS encoding protoheme IX farnesyltransferase, whose product is MVAVRGVLLKGYNALEILSDLFKIRQSLLLMFTGMLGYLIAGGLSIDPWISLYLLIALSLTIFGTTGINMVLDADIDSMMVRTKRRAIPRGAISRGRAALISIAFLAAGLWVSYMINLWVFIAGLLGFLIDIPIYTVMTKRRSWTSVIYGGFAGGMPAFGGYMAYTGHPTPEALILLILVAVWSNAHIWYIVIYNYRDYERAGIPMLPVVKGVRAGVMGSLIHVFIMLSLIAIYFILTGFRAWVTLVVGGYLSLRLIQIMRRHLNGVTREEAYRTFKFLSPYLA